AGGCGGTCTGCGTGTTAAAACGTCAGGGCCACATGTATAGAACTCTGGGTAGGCTTCCGCGCAAATGAATGGCCCGCCAGAAGTTTGGTTTGAGGAACACCCATATGGAACTGTAAGATGCAATTAAGTGGTTGCATTTTAAGAATcatgagtgtttttttttccattaattTAGGATATAAAAGGAGAAGATAAATAATTGTAAGAATGGCGAAAAAATAGATTGCGCCAATGACACTTTGACAACCGGTTGCTACTGCAAATTACGTTTTAATGTTGTCCTGTTCGGCTAACTGCAAGTACCGACCAAACTGAAGGCTTTTATTCATATTGAGAATTAAGTCGGGAATAATTGATTTGATTAAGAATTGTGGCCATTCAGTGCACTCGTTCTTAATGTTAACCGTGTGTTCTGGAAACAGAAAAGTAAAAACTTCATCTCAGAAGAGCTCAATTAAGGGTTGGTCCTTACATGCCACTGAACTGCAGGCTGTAAGCGTCCGTCTGATGGTGTGGTACCAGGTAATAGTAGTTGAATACTCGTATTTGAAACACTGTagagtagacacacacacagaggaagaagaTACTGACAAAGCACGCCATCTGGTGGGAGAAAATACATAACACGACACAAACAAAAGAGAAAGCGATTGCATGAGATCAGGGAATAAGATAACAGAGGATATTTTGCATTTTAGATCTGCCTTCGCATTTGCACAAAATGAACCCTCTTGCAAAGAAGAATTAGGAATAAACATCACTGGATATTTTCTGGCCAAACATTTATATTGTTGTATATTGTCCATAAACTAAGTATTGTCGAAAATACTGTTTATTGTTACGAGAAACCTGAAACTATAGACTAATACTTGCATAGCAAAGTGAATCAAGCACATCTTTTCAAAACATTTGACCACAGTATTCATGGTCCTTTAGTGTTCCACAGGTGTTTACCTCGATGCAGATGTAGTTGTACTGCTTCTCTGCCATCTGGATGAGGACGgcgaagagggagaggacaggcTGGGAGCTGAAGAAGGTGCACTCAGACCACACCACTGCCAGGGACAGGGCCCCCAGGACCAGGAAGGCCAGCCTATAGAAAAATCGcctaaacacacactcccagtaCCACTCTGTCAgtagagtgcacacacacacacacacacacgcacacacacacacacacacacgcacacacacaatgttcccATTAGGAGAAATGTAGTCCGATACTATGCATTGTGAAGGTGACACAATTTGTTAAATGAATGATTTAATTAGGATCCGTGTGGCAGACATTGAGTGGCAGAAACATATCCTACGCCTTCCAATTAACTAATAAATGGAACTGACACACTAGGGTTTTTATGCTTTAACAGCCGCGGGAGACACTATGTGTGCACCTCCAATCCAGCCAATCAAGAGAGACACAGCATACCCTACACCCAAAGTCaagcccacctcctcctgacCAGAAATAGGGCTGGAGGACATTACAACATGTCGCTCCATTTGTACACAACTGAAGAAAAAATGCCTCCCAATCTGTAGTTAAAACTCCAGATGCCCCCTCACCAATGGTGGGGGTGTAGATGAACCTGCGCAGGGGGGTTGCGTGCTGCGCTGACGGGAAGCTGTGGACGACCTGCCGCAGTGGGCCGCCCTGGCTCTTGGCTACGTCTTCCAGATGGACAGCCTGCTCCAAGAGGATTGACCACTGGACCTGGGACTGCCGCTGCCTCTGGACGGCAGTGATCACCTAatccacacacatatgtatgcatgtattacgtaagggataatgtatagaacgccggccattatcgggaaaataagccacgacagggcgaacaggacaccgacgcgcagcggaggtgtcttgcttcacccagaaggggcttattttcgataatgaccggcgacgttctatacatttgcaaaaactaaaaaattacttcacatggtgtgtccaTCATTCGTAGTgtcgatcagcagagaaatattCTGCCAAAGACACtgatgtcgcttagcaaccgaagacgccgGGGTTAACAAGTTActggactacttgcggagtgattccaaagacgtcattagaggcataaaatcctttgttttccttgacagcggccaattatacttagcaacggtgaattatccaacataattcaccgccggaagttgtgaagggcccatgcaagtgaacggagagttccacggcattgagattACCCGTGTAATAAGCAGTTACATACCTTTTTGTGAAGCTTTACTAGGCCTCCCTTGGTGGGGGGATCCACAACGGGTTGGTTTTCACTTCCAACACTGCCCTCAGCACCCCTCTCGATCCGCTCCCGGTAATCAGTGGGacactgagagaaagagagagtgagagagagcaagagagattttGTAAGCAAGTTCAGTATTTCTTGCTTGACCCATAGGTTTGATTTCAAGATAGATGTAGATACAAACAATGCATCTCCAAATGGACTATTTATCATAGAGGCgtttacatacaaatacatcagtttaattaattttatttgATAAGATGAAGCAGAAAATTTTGGATCATTAAGGGGTCTGAAGTCTCTGAGGCTCTGGTGCCCTCACCTTTTGTAAAATGGTGTCCACACACTTTCTGAGAGTTGTGTCGTGCATATTACGTACAGACTCATGGGCAGATGCCACCTCCTGGGGAAAAACAAAATGATACAaaggttttatatttttgtgaTAAAGCTGTttacaatataaatatttgtaggTCGTTTTTTGAATAATTGTATTGTTATAGGTTTGCAATACCTTTCTGACCAGTCAGTGAATTCCAGAGTtgaaattattatgattattagtCACAACTATTAAGTTATTATACAATATTTCCAATTACCTCCATAGCATCTGCCAAGttctcctctgcctctgccttcTCAGTGGCCATTTTAGCTGCTTTGAAATAGGTCTTGGCCAGTAGGTAACCATGGCAAGAGGCGAGCCAATAGGAGCGTGGGATCTCCACCAGGCCATAGCCTAGCAACAGCACCAGAAGAAACAGGCCCCAGGTGTTTGCAGCAGTGATGCCGATGGTCTGAAATTCTCTCCTGGTTCAGGCCAAAAACACAGTATATTGGTAAGACAGTTTGGGACTGGGTCATTCAAAGTCTTAAGTCTCTTAAAGTTGCAGGAGATAATATATTGTGGACGGTAGAAGAACAATGTCTAGGTTTGTCTCAGGTGAAAAGGTCACACtcaaacgtgtgtgtgagtgagtgagtgagtgagtgagtgagtgagtgagtgagtgagtgagtgagtgagtgagtgagtgagtgagtgagtgagtgagtgagtgagtgagtgagtgagagagagagagagagagagagagagagtcttaaAAGTATTGGTGATCCACACAGAATACCGGTTGTACAGACTTAACAGGTAGAAGAAACTGCTAAAAATACACAGGAATAGCATGTAGAGGTGTGGTTGGTTGAACTCTGTCTGGGAGGGAGATACGTGGCCCAGTAGGGgagagataggagggggcgtggccctgtaggggagagataggagggggcgtggccttgtctgtatgagagataggagggggcgtggccctgtaggggagagataggagggggcgtggccctgtctgtatgagagataggagggggcgtggccctgtCTGtatgagagatagatagatggataactttcattgtcattgcacatgttacagagcaacgaaattaccagttacattccgtccaagaaacataaaagacagtgtggggagacaggacggagagactgtcaggCGCTTGTTTGATAAGAAACATGCTGCCCTCTTTGGAAAAGGAAATATAAAAAGCTAAACAGAGGGTGACGAgggaaaaaaaaagtcaataccccaaactatgctcctttaaggggggcacagtgtaggGATTAGCAAAAAACACCTTAACACATAAGCAACATATCAAGAACAGGCAGGGCATCTGTCTGCATAAcaaccaggggagaggagagatatcAGCCTTCCAAGGCCGAAGTAGGGGAGACGAATAAAGATAACCATTGCTTTGGGTCAGGCCGACTCGGCCATTTTTCGCCAGCCTTAAAGTCTCTCTGACACTCTTTGTAGTGATCCAACTCCAGAATCCAAAAAGCTGAATTAGCCGAAATTCGATGGCCCGTttaggagggggcgtggccctgtctgtatgagagataggagggggcgtggcaggggcgcaactgcctactttctggggggtatgcagacacatagcaggcgccccccctctttgatctgggcacaaatttgacctaaaacacactctgatatggaatcattttgagtgcaccaggacagatatccgGTGGTTTTTTTAGAGGCAGACTTTCTAAGATGCTCTGCCAGTGTAACAGCATACCGTGCTATGAGATCAAGGATACCCAGAAAATGTCCACTTCTAGGATTTCCTAACTGTGCATTTTTCccccctcagtggcaggtttctttctgcaaggaagagtatgcagtcgatcactcgagtcaacaggctctctgcaTTTTTTTACCTAGGCATGAGCGGGatgccaattctttccacatcattcatgtggtaaccacttgtttcatggtgcttcagtatctttgaaagacacCGCCAGTTATTATACCCCACCACAAGGCGCGTGTCAGCAACTCTAGCTCCACCAAAAAGCTTACATGCAAAAACATAGACTCTGTTAGAACTGTTGGAGTACAGTAAccaataggggtgggaaaaataatagattcttcgatgcatcgcgatactgtgtagaacgattgagtctcgattcagatacgataataatcttcttctttttttggattattaatttattaacttttggattattaacggagttataaagtatcaactttataactcagtttttactgggtctatttacataaaacaaagaaaaaaaaaacaagttcctttatttttcttgttatgatccgttatattgtaggctccattctgatcagtacacagttgcaagacaacagtaacctATGGTTTTACTAGTAGTTGATTTAGCTAACCTgaatatttacaagcctcctCTTGATACACTGACATAAAAACGACTGTCTTTCAACCACTTTGAAAAGCTTTCTCTCATCCCTGCGcaccctttctccttcccaatctttatttttctatgttgtgaccctgagggctttcttctctgcctctccatattgAGGTACGGGTCATCAGATGACAATACGGTTTAAATGAAGACACTCTGGCGCTCGCCTCCAGGGCGTGGTCGAGGGGGCACCCACTGGAGCgccgtgtggggaggagggggggagggaggcgtaGGAGCGGGGGGGGCGCCTTATCAGTGATGTTCCTCTGTTATTGTTGATCAACATATCATTTACACAAACGCTGTTATATACAGAAAATGCCGACTCAAATAATTTTTCttccatcgctttggcgccccctctggtgcggcgcccctatgtgccgcatatagtgcatacccacttCTTGCGCCACTGGGCGAGGCCCTGTCTGTAGGGGCGAGATAGTAGAGTACGTGGTTCTGTCTgtaggggagagatggagggggtgtggccctgtCTGTATCAGAGAGATAGAAGGGGGCGTGGCGCTGTCTGTATgagagagataggagggggcgtggtcttGTGTGTAGGGGATTGATTGCAAGAGGTGTGTCTCTATGGAAATAGAGCCAAATTTTCTTTGCTATGGAAATAAGCCAAGTCATTCAAATGAACCTGGTTAGGCCCTTGGGCGCttgagtaaataaataaattaaatatttgcCAGCCGTTGTGTGCAGTTAACTTTCTTTTAACAAGCCTGTTGCACTGATGCTATGACCAGTCCTTTTTTAGTGCTAGTAGGCCTATTAAGAGGTGCGGGTAATTCAGGTAGGTATATGTGTAGGCATGTTTTATAATAGTGTGTATTACGAGGTGTTCCGCGAAGATTCTTGATTGCGAATAGtggtccaaacacacacaaagtttgaATCCCTGCCACAATGGATGGTGTATTCAGTGGAATGCTACCACAAACCCTGGGTTCACGCCTCCTTCCCAGGGGCGCATAAGTAGCTAGTTTGTCTCTTACCATGTGAGGTACCACTGCGGGTGAGCGGCAACATAGATGAGCAGCGAGATGAATATTAGTAGGTAGGTGCCGTAGTAAATCCCATTTTCAATCAGAGCTGTTTTAATCTTTCCAACCCTGGAGAAAGCCCCGGACCGTGCATAGGATTGCATGAAGGGTATCAGCAGCCTAGatggaaacacacgcacacacacaagcacacacacacacacacacacacacacacacacacacacacacacacacacacacacacacacacacacacacacacacacacacacacacacacacacaagttttcagatgattgattgatgattgattgaaaacctacc
Above is a genomic segment from Gadus morhua chromosome 6, gadMor3.0, whole genome shotgun sequence containing:
- the LOC115546012 gene encoding LMBR1 domain-containing protein 2-B isoform X1 — protein: MSVAALGVIVVGVFFLALYLLHRYGDFGKQQPMVLFGTLLAWYLCFLIVFILPLDVSTTIYNQCKIYNALPPVPGSHSKTDQAQSNESILPTSSALKVCHEPWSYIPDGVLPVFWRVVYWTSQCLTWLLIPFMQSYARSGAFSRVGKIKTALIENGIYYGTYLLIFISLLIYVAAHPQWYLTWREFQTIGITAANTWGLFLLVLLLGYGLVEIPRSYWLASCHGYLLAKTYFKAAKMATEKAEAEENLADAMEEVASAHESVRNMHDTTLRKCVDTILQKCPTDYRERIERGAEGSVGSENQPVVDPPTKGGLVKLHKKVITAVQRQRQSQVQWSILLEQAVHLEDVAKSQGGPLRQVVHSFPSAQHATPLRRFIYTPTIEWYWECVFRRFFYRLAFLVLGALSLAVVWSECTFFSSQPVLSLFAVLIQMAEKQYNYICIEMACFVSIFFLCVCVYSTVFQIRVFNYYYLVPHHQTDAYSLQFSGMLFCRLTPPLCLNFLGLIHMDSAISHKDRIQTSYTSIMGSMRLLSVISDGFYIYYPMLILLLCFATYFKLGSRCLNLLGIQQYIREDDLTSDLVDEGMELLRRERRKRQRAEEGENRKSCSSQGWRQRYSDQGTNGKARKGYSEIDGDGDDNASSAEVVQNAWLSWGDQDNREQRASLLHDSPSASYSDEDLSSHSPTKRYTGGRYLSLSPSSTRLFDNV
- the LOC115546012 gene encoding LMBR1 domain-containing protein 2-B isoform X2, with protein sequence MSVAALGVIVVGVFFLALYLLHRYGDFGKQQPMVLFGTLLAWYLCFLIVFILPLDVSTTIYNQCKIYNALPPVPGSHSKTDQAQSNESILPTSSALKVCHEPWSYIPDGVLPVFWRVVYWTSQCLTWLLIPFMQSYARSGAFSRVGKIKTALIENGIYYGTYLLIFISLLIYVAAHPQWYLTWREFQTIGITAANTWGLFLLVLLLGYGLVEIPRSYWLASCHGYLLAKTYFKAAKMATEKAEAEENLADAMEEVASAHESVRNMHDTTLRKCVDTILQKCPTDYRERIERGAEGSVGSENQPVVDPPTKGGLVKLHKKVITAVQRQRQSQVQWSILLEQAVHLEDVAKSQGGPLRQVVHSFPSAQHATPLRRFIYTPTIEWYWECVFRRFFYRLAFLVLGALSLAVVWSECTFFSSQPVLSLFAVLIQMAEKQYNYICIEMACFVSIFFLCVCVYSTVFQIRVFNYYYLVPHHQTDAYSLQFSGMLFCRLTPPLCLNFLGLIHMDSAISHKDRIQTSYTSIMGSMRLLSVISDGFYIYYPMLILLLCFATYFKLGSRCLNLLGIQQYIREDDLTSDLVDEGMELLRRERRKRQRAEEGENRKSGWRQRYSDQGTNGKARKGYSEIDGDGDDNASSAEVVQNAWLSWGDQDNREQRASLLHDSPSASYSDEDLSSHSPTKRYTGGRYLSLSPSSTRLFDNV